From the genome of Aphelocoma coerulescens isolate FSJ_1873_10779 chromosome 26, UR_Acoe_1.0, whole genome shotgun sequence, one region includes:
- the YOD1 gene encoding ubiquitin thioesterase OTU1 → MLRLRCKARSGSHALPGLSPHSRLRDMQAALAALTGVPAPAQRLLHGFPPRSLDLSDGERRLGELGIHSGDTLIVEEDTSKPEPDSPVVTKKTMSHPVREAVPVLARRVVPADNSCLFTSVSYVVEGGVYDPGCAPEMRSLIAQIVASDPESYCEAVLGKTNREYCDWIRREETWGGAIEVSILSKFYQCEICVVDTQTVRIDRFGEDAGYAKRVLLIYDGIHYDPLERRVPGSDIPPQTIFSTGDDVVLAQALELADEARRKRQFTDVNHFTLRCMVCQKGLTGQLEAREHAKETGHTNFGEV, encoded by the exons ATGCTGCGGCTGCGCTGCAAGGCCCGGAGCGGCTCGCACGCGCTGCCGGGGCTGTCGCCGCACTCCCGCCTCCGCGACATGCAGGCCGCGCTCGCCGCGCTCACCGGCGTGCCCGCGCCCGCCCAGCGCCTCCTGCACGGCTTCCCGCCGCGCAGCCTCGACCTCAGCGACGGCGAGCGGCGGCTCGGCGAGCTCGGCATCCACTCGG GTGACACTCTCATAGTCGAAGAGGACACATCCAAACCCGAGCCTGACTCGCCCGTGGTCACCAAAAAAACAATGTCCCACCCTGTCAGGGaagctgtgcctgtgctggCCAGGAGGGTTGTGCCAGCagacaattcctgcctgttcaCCAGCGTGTCCTACGTGGTGGAGGGCGGCGTGTACGACCCCGGCTGCGCCCCCGAGATGCGCAGCCTCATCGCCCAGATCGTGGCCAGCGACCCCGAGTCCTACTGCGAGGCTGTCCTGGGCAAAACCAACAGGGAATACTGTGACTGGATCAGGAGGGAGGAGACCTGGGGAGGAGCCATCGAAGTGTCCATCCTGTCCAAGTTCTACCAGTGCGAGATCTGCGTGGTGGACACGCAGACCGTGCGCATCGACCGCTTCGGGGAGGACGCCGGCTACGCCAAGCGCGTGCTGCTCATCTACGACGGCATCCACTACGACCCCCTGGAGCGCCGCGTCCCCGGCTCGGACATTCCCCCCCAGACCATCTTCTCCACCGGCGATGACGTGGTGCTGGCACAAGCCCTGGAGCTGGCGGACGAGgccaggaggaagaggcagtTCACGGATGTGAATCACTTCACCCTGCGCTGCATGGTGTGCCAGAAGGGACTCACGGGGCAGCTGGAGGCCAGGGAACACGCCAAGGAGACTGGACACACCAACTTCGGGGAGGTGTGA